One Artemia franciscana chromosome 6, ASM3288406v1, whole genome shotgun sequence DNA window includes the following coding sequences:
- the LOC136028464 gene encoding uncharacterized protein LOC136028464: protein MLADASFHEEVANKINQVRSSSEKLPDVEELVEKLIPFTAPKRDLPSKRRGRRLEDQMNGRDTNPPEASESIPNEVLITLLPSLPQTSSEQPSLRSLSRLETPDFTQEQGATEAKNERNVHTGSSLDFDTVLNAATIPQEGVSVLPSFSQKIESSPTQKELTLPSENVTTAVSVSSNSFNKLLNKKKLVLLTERLPKGFVGWDIAHPRPPLATSIGVWVSQDDIQH from the exons ATGTTGGCAGATGCTAGTTTCCATGAAGAAGTAGCCAATAAAATCAACCAAGTGAGATCAAGCTCAGAAAAGTTGCCTGATGTTGAAGAACTGGTCGAAAAGTTGATTC CTTTCACTGCTCCGAAGAGAGACTTACCATCTAAAAGGAGAGGAAGACGTCTTGAGGACCAGATGAACGGAAG agaTACCAATCCCCCAGAGGCTTCAGAATCAATACCCAATGAAGTTTTAATCACTTTATTGCCATCTCTTCCTCAAACTTCGAGTGAGCAGCCGTCACTGAGATCATTATCTCGATTGGAGACTCCTGATTTCACTCAAGAACAAGGTGCAACTGAGGCAAAAAATGAACGCAACGTCCATACGGGGTCAAGTTTAGATTTTGATACGGTGCTCAATGCTGCCACTATACCACAGGAAGGGGTATCTGTTCTACCCAGTTTTTCACAGAAAATTGAATCAAGTCCCACACAAAAAGAATTGACTCTACCTTCTGAAAATGTAACTACAGCTGTTTCAGTTTCTTCAAACTCTTTTaataaactattaaataaaaaaaaactagttcttttaactgaaa GGTTACCAAAAGGTTTTGTAGGTTGGGATATTGCCCATCCACGCCCTCCACTAGCTACTTCCATTGGTGTTTGGGTCTCTCAGGACGATATCCAGCATTGA